CGGCGGCAGAGGAGAGCAGCCCCCGGGGGAACCCAGACAGTAGactgagagggaggaggagagggagggggaggaggacgaggggtgttggcacaaaaaaaaaaaaaaaaacacctcatcttctcctccagacTGTCTGAACAAACTTGGATGAAGATAAGTTTTAGCCAGACTGCAGCTCAGCTTCTCCACCGGCCCTCTCTGTCACGGAGCCGGATcagcctgcagagaggagatACTCAACCTGAAGAACCAACCgaggaggagaaacacaaaggagggattctcatttatttattatttgtgtcgCTTCCAACACAGACACAGCCTGATGCGTAAGTATCCTCACGCGTAAAAAGTTGCGTTTGAGCAAACTTTGTTCAGCACTGAGAACCAACTGACTTCTTTATttcatgtccaaaaaaaaaaatccaaaaagtagCAGAAATAATTAAGATTACTGtctaaatgtattatatatattttttgaaacatttacaAGGAATGTCTTATTccaaatatcaaaagtaaataaaacgtCCACACCATGTGTGCTTTGTTGACACTGTATTGACCCccaattgtttgtttgtcccacAGACCTCACTGCTGTATTGGTGGCTGCATGTCttcaatttataataataattgcaacCAAAATATTCCCTTAAatacttctttcttttctttagacCTTATTAAAAACCAATACAATATTGAGTTGGTAGCTCTTCCCCTATCTGTATAAAATAGACTTAGAAATGACCATAAATGATTGTTAATATACCATATATGATCCTTTTGTTTCCCTGAAACTCATTGACAGATGTAGAGAGTAACAGCAGCCTATATGTTATACCACACGTGGGCTCTTAAATTGCTGTAAAAGTCTTACTAAACTTATTTGGGATTTGGGAGGATTAGTGGGCTACTCTCAACACCAATCAAAGATATAAAGCATTatggaaatgtattatttttttttacagctgggGTCTCTGACACCCCAAACAGAAGTAATGTGACATTtactgaaacattaaaatgtcaaaacttgTGAAACGTTATGAAGTAACATGCTAATATACCTATCATAAGAGCGATAATGGGGCTCCAGGCGTTTACTTGATCAGCCTTGTGACAATAATGTACTTAAAACGTTGTTATAATATAAGGTATAGCACTGTTACATCTTATATAAAGCCTATGGTCAGCATTAATAAACCGCATCCACATGGCAGGACCTAATATTCCTCCTTCTTCATGCGTCCTTTCAGTGGCGGAGGGCAGACAGACGCCGGAGACGGCCGCCGCGCGTCGTCGCCGCCGCCGCGCACGTCGTGCTCGGTCCCGACGGGGAGCAGCGGACGGAGCCGTGCCCGCGCGGGACCCTGCTTGACCACAGCCGGCGGCACCGTACCGCGTTCACTCGGGAGCAGCTGTCCCGGCTGGAGCAGGAGTACGGCAAGGAGAGCTACGTGTCCAGGCCCCGGCGCTGCGAGCTGGCCACGACTCTCAACCTTCCAGAGACGACCATAAAGGTAGGCGGTTAACCGGCCCTCCAGACTGTAATACGACCACTGTATCATTATCATGCAGCGACATGGAGATGTTTGCACCATACTACCAGTCTGATAGCCTCCAccacagagttacaacacagaGAACCATGGCCCCATTTAATAATCCAGATAATAAGATTGTACATGTCCGCAGATAGTGTgggcaggggcgccgaaaagggggggtaaaggagacggattctaggggcccatgatggagggggcccagagaggcccctaatgatgatgaaattataatacagaaaaaaaataatgacactaagttgaTGATGTcaaatgatagtcaaaaataccattaaaatgcataattgtatgtaaaatagcatcaaaaaattttgccgctgtgttgggggccctgtaaagattcttttcatggggcccaaaatccctagcggcgcccctgagTGTGGGTGTGGGGGGCAATAGTGGCCCAGCAGCCCCTAAATGATGATGACATTGCATTTACTTCCTCGTTGGTTGGGGTCCCACAGACCCCACTGCTGTctgtttaaaaaagtataataattgCAAAACATCTGCCAAAACCGTCCATTAAAtaattcttttttcttcttctgaccTTATTAAAACCCAATGAAATGTTGAGGTGGTTACTCTTTGACCTTTGCCACAAACTTTACTTCAACATCTGTAGGTGACAAATATGGAAATTACCATAAAGCATTGATACCCCCATGGTTGCCGCCCTGCAACATGGATGTCCTTTTTTTTAGGTTGGTGGCAGCAGGGTCACCATGGTTACATCAGATCCCACCAGGTCTGTGCACCCCAGGTGCTTCTTCTATCCACCTGGTGTCATCCCAACATGCAGCTCAATGGAGAACGTTATAGAAGGAACAGTTGCCTATATGACACGATTTATATAGCAAGTCTGGCTAACTGGTATACAAAGATTGTAAGAGCCAAAAATATggttcaacatttttgaaaacacactCATCTGATTTCTTAAAGCTCAATATCTCTCAGATGTCAAATGAAAACGGAGCCAGATGTTCCAGCTTGTTGCCTGACATCTGGTTCGGGCCAagaaagctgcaaaaaaaaaaaaaaaaaaacagcttaatTTTGGTCTTAGTCTGGTTTGTTGAATTTGTgtgcaaacagaaaaataaaaacaactgtttcgttattttcttttatgtacTGGAATATTTTCTTGACGACACAGTTTGTCCAAATGGCTGTTGTgatcatttttgcattacatgtGTTCATTTGCGCGCCTTAGTTTGAAGGGGAAGTTTTGAAtgttggacagagccaggccagctgtttcccttgcttcaagtctttatgctaagctaagctaatcagcaGCTCAGTCCTTTCAGAACTCATTCACATAGGCTTTATGAAATGATCTATATCTGCATATAGACACAGCCCAAGAAACAAAACCAAGCAGGCCAAAACAGGGAGCGACAAATCCGCCACAGCTACTCACCTAAAACGACAACACCTCTCTGACATTAACCCATGAATGTGAGGTTTTGATCATCTGCCCTCTAAAGTTTCATTTCGGATAGCGTGGCAGATTGAGCGCCGACAGGTTTAGTGGCTTCTGACATTTGACACAGAGGCCCCACTGGTCCAGTGCAGCAGCTTTAATACGCAGTGAGTGCACCCACCTCTCTGCCAACCACTGGAGGGTCTTTTATGAAAGAGCAGGAATGTGAGGGGCGGGGCCTTGTAAACGCTGCCACCTGACGTTTTAGCAGAGCAGCCTTTCCGAGGAGATTCTATGAGCTGGTAAAAATAGCTGAGGGGCCGGACGGACGGATGGACGCACGGACAGCTTGTCGGCCTAGGCATTAAAGTTTGTTACAAAACATTATGTAGGTTAATAACACCACATTATGTAATAACTAGACAAAATGTAATACATCTTCACTCCAATATGTCATAACACctgcattttataataaacTGCCGCATTTCATAATAAACTGTTGCAATTTCTAATAAACAGCATGAAAACTATGTAATAAATTCCACTACATGTTGAAATACATTTGTACATATTGCAGTGGTTATTACAACATTTGGGagatacattttcttaattttaatataatacatatatacgtatatgcaTTAtgtaagagataagataagataagataatcctttattagtcccgcagcggggaaatttgcaggcttacagcagcgtagagtaaagtgcacacaagagacatagtagaagaagacaagataaaaaataaaaaatgaaaaataaaataaaacaagtattataaataagcaataaaaaaaacagtagaaaaaacaacaataactgaaatattatatttacagacaaaatagttgttgttttttttttttttttctaactattttaacttttttaactattattgcacagtgtaatgtgtaatgtattgcacaggtttttattgtcatgttattattgtcatgtggtctgctgggagcagagttggttgtgcagcctgacagcagctggaaggaaggacctgcggtacctctccttcacacaccgggggtgaagcagccggtggctgaaggagctgcacagagctgccagagtgtcctgcatggggtgggaggtgttgttcatcagggatgatagcttggccatcatcctcctgtctcccaccacctccaacCAAACCATAACCACAATAACCAACCAAAATGGATgtcttcattcataaaaaacattataacaTCATGACaacaatgtttaatttatgCATCTCAGCATGAATTATACTGACTCAAACACGACTGTAATGGATTTTGGTATTTATAGAATGTATTGATTCATAAgcattgcattgtttttttggggtgggaGCTGATCTTGTTACTGCTTTTATATGGCTATTTAGACAGAGTCACCTATAACGGCAAAAGGAGGCATCACAAGTCATAGAGGTCCCGAAAGTCCCTCTGCTAAGCCCTGCCCGCCGCTGTTACTTCATCGAGAtatcagagctaccatggagtccacactgtcactaactgcactccttGCATAATATTATCTagttttttaaggaaaaaagcaatttcaggAAGAAGCAGACAGAATGGTCTATAATATACAGGATGATTCAGCAGTggaataaaagataaaatcataTGTATAAAAGGTAATGTTTAAGAAAcgtatatctctatatataaagacatacaTTGTGTGGTGTCAGTGCCCTAGTTAACTAGAGGAAACGAAGTAAAATGCGTGTAATCTGGTGGAGAgcattaaaatatttgaaattagaAAATGTATACACATTCGGTATATATCAGAACCATTTGTACATCTGCAGTTTGACCCAATTACTTAATACTCaagtttttcagaaaatgtattctaatgactttggtgatcccttgacttttctTCAATTCCCatcatttgtttgaaataatttttttaattattatatattatatatatatatatatatttcaacaaccattggatggattgctgtgAAGTTTGCTACAGATATACATAACCATGGAAAATGGTAACATTGATGATGCCCAGATTTTTCATTTAGCAACATTGTCGGTCTaaatttgtcaatttttttggTTTGAGACCAAATACCAGCAAAATGTAAgatattcccatcagcctcaggtgtattttgtgtttagtgctaaatacataaacatgttaacatacTTATGAAACCTTTTCTCCAGGTGTGGTTCCAGAACAGGAGGATGAAGGACAAACGGCAGAGACACTCCTTGCCGTGGCCTCACCATCTCGTTGACCCCCTGGGGGCGCTCCTGATGGGCCGCGCCTCCCCTTGCTCCGCCTTGCCGTACCCCTTCATCCCGCCCCACCTCCCACTGCACCACCACTACCCCTTGGCTCTCTCTTCACCAGCGTCCTCGGCTCACAGCCGCTACAGCTCGCCCATGAGGACCCTGGACGCACTCCGCCTCTCCCAGTACCACAACAGACCCGGGGGGCTGCCTCCGACCACCGGAGCCCTCTACCCCTCCACCAGCATCTTGCACCATCCCGCCTCATGTCCCTGCCCCCTCTGCCTGCACTGGGGACCAGAGCAACTGCTGAAAGCCAGAGGGGAGGCGTTGGGACTGAGCCAGCCCCGAAGTCCCAAGGCCAACATACAGCCTGCAGGCCTGGAGCGGAGAGAAGAGATGGTGTGAAACTCCATCAAACTCAATCTAATTTTCTACCCTCTCCAAGGCTGTCAAACTGCTGTCACATAAGCTGCTGCAAGCACACAGCAGTGTACTCTTTGCGGCTTCAATTAAATCCATGTACATGGTGGTGCTTGCCAAGTATACATAGTAATACAGTTAAGAGTTTCACCAACCAAGAACTGGAAACATACAATTCATAGGTCTTATCAAAAACAATTCCAGTCACATGACGCTCCTGGTTAACTTGACCCAGAAGTTTATGAGgtgacaaaacattattttatttgtcaaattcTGTTGGTCAGcctgtaaacaaaacaacccAGTCCCCAGAATCTTTTTACCTTTGTACATTTATGCAAACCACTGAAACGTTGAGTGTTGACATTCCTGaaccaaaaatacttttcataaatatgtttaatatcagTCACATATATCGCTTGCAGAAAAGCAAAATGCCACATGGTTTACATTGTGAAAcgttggttaggttaaggctacaaaactactttgtaaagtttcaaaaaaagataatgGTTATTGTAGTAACCATTACAATGTAACAAAACGATGTAACAATACAATGATGCGATGCAACGTAACGATGCAACGTAACGATGCAACGTAACGATAAAACGTAGCAATACAACATAGCGATTCAACGCAGCAATACAAAGTAACGATAAAATGTTACTTTGTATTGATGTAACGACAAAATGTAACGATAAAATGTAACGATCATTTTTAACGAAAAACAGTGTAACGTAACAATGGAACTTAACAATGGAACTTTTACAATGTAACGCCACAATGTAACGCCACAATGTAACGCCACAATGTAACGCCACAATGTAACGCCACAATGTAACGCCACAATGTAACGccacaatgtaacgcaacaacgtaacaacCTAACTTATCTGTAAGAAAACAACAACCGCCCTTAGAGGACTGTAGGAGGTTATATGCCTTAACAAGCGTGACAACGTAATTCAACAAGCGTAAAGTCAAcatttagttttggtttcacatggaaCGCAAACAGTGgtctactgggtgaaagtcctccACCACATCTCCCAACTGCCATTAGTATACTTTCTTAATCGTTAAACTGGTTATTTTGCAACATAACTTTCATACCACGTAACTGTCAATAAAAGTAAATGCCGTGGCATGCAAAAACTTAAATTCAAAAAATAGATCCCGACTGGGCTAAAACAAAACTTTTCAGTAGCATGTCCAACATGCGAACTGGCACCCTATAGATGCAATCAGTCTCAACACTGAGCAAATGTTTGTCTCGCTGTAATTTAATGACTTTTACTACTAGACTGTAGGAGCAGTCAGTGTTTATTCACCCCAAACAACCAGTCTGCCAACTGTGCACATTTTTGCACATTGTTTTTGGACATTCATTCTGGGTTACAAGAGCAAGTTTTCACTCCAGTTGAATTGCTTTCTACTTGCAAGAATGCAACTTTGATCCGGATTGTGCCACCTTGTCCATTGACTTTGCAGCTCAGAAAAGCTATGTGTTCAGTCCGACCACACCTTAAAGGGAAACATAACACTGAAattcttgtttttgctgcaaaCTTCTAACTGGTGTTAGTTTGTTCTTTAAGCCCACAGTATACTTACTACTTAGCTCCATATCAAAAGGATTGTACAAAAGGCATTACAGTAATCAGTGCACACTAGCATTAAGGTTTTTCCgagatttaaaaatgattatttctaGGAATTATTACTCTTGTTTCCTACAGAAACTGGaattttaaaggggacatatcatgaaaaacataGTGCTTGTGCACATGTATGTCTATATATCTGAAGGGCCTAACAAAACCCCAAAAATTGAAATCAGCAACCCAATTTTAGGGGTGTTTCGATGAGAAAACACGTGATTTAATAAGCCAATCATATTTGCCTCCCCTTCCTATGTCATACGGAATCTCATTAGAATTTACCACCTCAAGCTGAGTATCTCCATCCAGGGCTTGACAACTACCTTCGCAAAGCTGTGCCACCTTTTTTTTGAGAGTCGATCAGAGCACACTGGCTTTTTTTCAGGAgggggggcttaaagagacagaggatAAATACAGATGTACTCAGAcattatgagaaaaataaagtgttttatgaacattaaagcatgtacaCATGATTTAGTAGAAACCCAAATACAAGTATCAttctgaaaatgagcatgacatgtcccctttaaaacattttatgcaAGTAAAGGGAGTAGATGATCTCGAGGAATGCAGGTGAAAAAAAGGATCTTTCAACACTCTGCGAATTGTCACCATTTTGTTGTATTGCCGTCTTGGTCTGACTCACTGCTTTTGATTGCATTTCCATACTAACATCTGGTGTTCAGCTCTCCAGAATGATTGGCTGTTcgagcatttttgcactttaatGCAATCTAAACCCTCAGATTTGTCACTTTCCAAAGACAAATAATTGATAACCTTATAAAGTCTGTGGTAGCATATTTAATGTGATTCAGATTCAATTTAGGTGAAGAcaagagaagatgaagaaaaaacccaaacacaaaCGGACATTTTGAAGTCAGTGTCTGTATAAGCACAATTGCACCAAGTTAAGACTTTAATGTACATATTTAACCTTATATCATACGTAAtgattatgcattttaatgttttctctgCTGTAACACTAATGACTActgctttaatttatttgtacAACTGAAAACTTTTAAGTTGTGCTAACTGACGTAGTAACGACAGGAGAGTAGAAGGAATGTGTTTAATTCCTATGAAACTAGAGGCTGAGTGGTTGTGTGCATCAGAGTTGGTTTCATCACACTCCTGTGAAAATGTGTAACTTCAGCCTctgggaggtgtgtgtgggcTACGAGCTGGAGTCAAGCTGGAGTTGATGAATTGAcctaaatgtactttttttaatacatttaaaaagtatatcTAAAAGAACAAACcaagaaacaataaatgaatggcaaaaaacacaacagacttTCAATGagcaacatgtttttaaattgtatgtaCAAAATGCAGTAGGAGGAAGCAAATTGCTTATTTAGTCCTACCCCGAGATATTAATCCATTAATTCTGAACAATGTTAACCAatcaacaatgtaaaaaagagagtacaaaaaacagacaagaaaagaaaaccaataacaacaatatctccatctttgtttgatattgttacattgtttgaTTTCTTCCTACAgtccattcaaaaaaaaaaatcatcccaCAAATGATATGCACATTCTTTTAAGATTAGTGGGAACATAATTTGTTTCAAACTTCCCCTCTCTGTCCAAGATATGTTGGGGTGTTGCCAGGATGTAAATTGTTTCCTACTTTGTACATAATTTGTGTTGTCTGAAAATTCTACTAGATCCCTGACTTTCAACGcatgtgcttttaaaaaaagttagttaGATATCCTACATTGTTCACTATCCTTATGACTCCTTTTCGTAGTATGCACAATAATTGTGGGGTGCTTTTGTTGCTGTTACCCATTACCTCCACACAATAATTCAGATACTGTAATACCGATGAAAAATACACGGTGTGCAATGTTTTATGAGCAAGAATGTGTCTTGTTTTTCACAGAACTGTTGCTGCTAAGAATATTATCAGACTTTGGACAAAGCAAGGCTAGCGGTCCCCCCctctttccagtctttatgctaagctaggctaaccacatccCAATTCCAGCTACTTCTCATCTCGCCCTCTGAATGAACATTgataagcatatttccccaaatgttttTACAATCTCTGGTTGTTGACTATAGACAACAACATGGAAGATGTTCTGCATTTGTATCTGTAATGTCTTTTACCTCTGTGTCATGCTCACTGTAAAATAATCCTGATATGTGACTGGTCATAAGAACAATTTTTA
This genomic window from Anoplopoma fimbria isolate UVic2021 breed Golden Eagle Sablefish chromosome 11, Afim_UVic_2022, whole genome shotgun sequence contains:
- the eve1 gene encoding even-skipped-like1 → MGLQWRRADRRRRRPPRVVAAAAHVVLGPDGEQRTEPCPRGTLLDHSRRHRTAFTREQLSRLEQEYGKESYVSRPRRCELATTLNLPETTIKVWFQNRRMKDKRQRHSLPWPHHLVDPLGALLMGRASPCSALPYPFIPPHLPLHHHYPLALSSPASSAHSRYSSPMRTLDALRLSQYHNRPGGLPPTTGALYPSTSILHHPASCPCPLCLHWGPEQLLKARGEALGLSQPRSPKANIQPAGLERREEMV